A window of Maioricimonas rarisocia genomic DNA:
CCTGCAGACAAAGTTCAGCGGGACGAACCCAGTGGGCGCCGCTCGGTGAGGCGCCTACTCTCTTGAAACCTGTTCAAGTACCTCGGCACGCAGATGGTCGTCCTGGCAGCCGGTCGCGAGATCGCCGAGTGAGGCGACCCCGGTCAGGACACCGTTCCCGTCGGTCACCATCAGACGCCGGATCTGGCGTTCCTTCATGATCTGTCCCGCTTCCGCGACGTCGGCATCTTCGGAGACCGCCGCAATTCCGGTCGTCATGCATTGCTGCACCGCCGTCGTGCGGGGATCTTTCTCACTCGCCAGGCACCGCACGACGATATCCCGGTCGGTGATCACGCCGTTGGCGGACTCACCATTGGAGACGGCCAATAACCCGATGTCCTTCTCGGCCATCAGTTCTGCCGCCTCCTGAACGGTTGCCGTCCCCGCAACATGCTCAATCCCACGGGTAATCACATCTTTGACACGCTGCATCGTTCGACTCCTCTGCTCGATTTCGACCACTGAATGAAAGGACGCGAACGACGGCGGAGCGAGCACCCCGGCCCGCGACGTACGCATCGCTCTTGTTCGACGCTAGCTCACGTCGGGGGCCGCCGACATCAGGCGGACCGAGCCCGTCCTCCCGGGGCGAGATGCTTCACCAAGCAGGGGATCACCCCCACCGACCTGCGAGCGTTCCCGGGGCGGCTCAAACAACATGCACAAGGTGCATCTCGTTGCCGTCCTACAGACACCGCAGAAACGCCACGAGCGCCTCTTTCTCCTCGGCAGTCAGGTGCAACTGCGTGACGAGGTTGAACATCTCCACCGTGTCTTCGAGCGTCATCAGCCGGCCGTCATGCCAGTAGGGCGGCGAATCCTTGATTCCACGAAGTGTGAACGTCTTGATCGGCCCGTCGGGGATGTTCTTCTGACCGTTGATCTCTTCCGGTTCATAGAACCGTTCGAGGTGCAGGTCGTGCATGCGGTCGTCGAGATAGAACGGGGCGGGATGACACTCGGCACATCGGGCCTTCCCGAAGAACAGTTCCTGCCCTTTCAGTTCCAGCTCGGTCGCCTTCTCCGGAATCAGTTTGCCGAACTCGTCCAGCTTCGGCGCCGGCGGAAAGTCGAACATATTCTGCATCTGGGCCATCATCGCCACCTGACTGGTTCGATCCGGCAGATGCACTCCCTTCTTGGCGGCAATGACGTGATCGCCATCGAAGTAAGCAGTCCGCTGCTCGAACTCCGTGAAGTCCTCGACGCTCCGCAGTGACCGCTTCGACCCATGGATCTGCTGATTGAACATCCCCCGCAGGCTGACCGTGTCGATCCGAAACCGGTGAGACTGCGGCCGGGTGTCCGGGTTGAGATGGAAGGTCGCGTTCGTGTGGCCGTTCACATGGCAATCCAGGCACGTCACACCCAGGCTGGCTTCCTTGACCTTCCGGTCGCTCGTCGGATTGAACTGCTGCTGCGGGAACGGCGTGAGCAGAAGTCGCAGCCCTTCCAGTTGCACCGGCGTCAGAATCTCATGCATCAGATCGAAGTAGTTGCGGATCG
This region includes:
- a CDS encoding CBS domain-containing protein — its product is MQRVKDVITRGIEHVAGTATVQEAAELMAEKDIGLLAVSNGESANGVITDRDIVVRCLASEKDPRTTAVQQCMTTGIAAVSEDADVAEAGQIMKERQIRRLMVTDGNGVLTGVASLGDLATGCQDDHLRAEVLEQVSRE
- a CDS encoding cytochrome B6; translated protein: MLPAALIVAATLVGVVLAQPQQPAADGEKEPPKKKAVPPIDTYMPVQTKEPFEKVMELDVAKKDEFDARQQELLQSRYDLSDRPSDVMMSGGRKAVQEGVRIRLPDGVTWEQLAEMTPQEIKEQDLFPMGLRPLPHAKHEVGGMVFPDQQIKAIREAEQRNLQRFDTEFDLPDHLTPEFPPPIFLTTRPDLGDVSQGKVLTIRNYFDLMHEILTPVQLEGLRLLLTPFPQQQFNPTSDRKVKEASLGVTCLDCHVNGHTNATFHLNPDTRPQSHRFRIDTVSLRGMFNQQIHGSKRSLRSVEDFTEFEQRTAYFDGDHVIAAKKGVHLPDRTSQVAMMAQMQNMFDFPPAPKLDEFGKLIPEKATELELKGQELFFGKARCAECHPAPFYLDDRMHDLHLERFYEPEEINGQKNIPDGPIKTFTLRGIKDSPPYWHDGRLMTLEDTVEMFNLVTQLHLTAEEKEALVAFLRCL